The following proteins are encoded in a genomic region of Diadema setosum chromosome 18, eeDiaSeto1, whole genome shotgun sequence:
- the LOC140242056 gene encoding leucine-rich repeat-containing protein 27-like isoform X1 → MAGEDEGEPNGLLVDSARLSTDDTTQDEDEEKNEDEERPKARGSKSLISLSKDVDMILQSASAVQAISVDLSGKGLVRVPEQLYGMDHVEFLYLEGNLLQTIPDDLFEGLPNVKWLDLRNNSIRILPTAIGRHRWLKTLLLEGNQITELPPEMGHLKSLTGLNLRGNPIEFPPPMVIEKGVREILRYLREALAIKSRRLQSAELRIEDLQLSDTASHSSGSDNEYDHGGRLDATDRHNAQPFQSSSRLSVRSSLSNISDLEFPRPKSVSLHKHMTYEEYRQMQYDRFKKAGALGVLGKDSRRRKMKKMRKNRAQPVVDPIQSKMAEERRLAKLAQLKQKQMVMEQKRKDQQLLEDWRQETKDMQRKHYIKAVRNAQQDFIDPELKMPYDTLPEYMKMMNREDRIKEEVKHKHEAMKTMLTPEEKQRLDQAKIERDRQLISKIKEHTQRVQDRKQRPRGNPREEMDLAQKDLAEAQRLQQALHRRQDNLEYRFRAFTGDDFPSMSVTNTRNYKPLPKS, encoded by the exons ATGGCAGGGGAGGATGAAGGGGAGCCGAATGGACTGCTGGTAGACTCTGCCAGACTTTCCACGGATGACACAACGCAGGATGAAGATGAGGAGAAGAATGAAGACGAAGAGAGGCCAAAGGCCCGCGGTTCCAAGTCACTGATCTCCCTCAGCAAAGATGTGGACATGATCCTCCAGTCAGCCAGTGCAGTGCAAGCCATCTCGGTGGATCTCAGCGGGAAAGGGCTAGTGAGGGTTCCTGAGCAACTCTATGGGATGGACCATGTGGAG TTCCTGTACCTGGAAGGCAACCTCCTACAGACCATACCAGATGACCTCTTTGAAGGCCTTCCCAATGTCAAATGGCTTGACCTGAGGAACAATAGCATCAGAATTCTGCCCACTGCCATAGGCAGACACAG ATGGCTGAAGACCCTGCTGCTTGAAGGAAATCAAATCACAGAACTTCCACCAGAAATGG GTCATCTGAAAAGTCTGACCGGCCTGAACCTTAGGGGTAACCCCATTGAGTTCCCGCCACCCATGGTCATCGAGAAGGGGGTTCGAGAGATCCTCAGGTACCTGCGGGAGGCACTGGCCATAAAAAGCAGACGCCTGCAGTCTGCAG AGCTGAGAATCGAAGATTTGCAGCTGAGTGACACTGCCTCCCACTCGTCGGGCAGCGACAACGAGTACGACCACGGCGGCCGGTTGGACGCTACTGACCGACACAATGCCCAGCCGTTCCAGTCCTCCAGCCGACTGTCCGTCCGCTCCAGCCTGAGCAACATTTCCGACCTGGAGTTCCCCCGACCAAAGTCGGTCTCGCTCCACAAGCACATGACATACGAGGAGTACCGCCAAATGCAGTACGACCGCTTCAAGAAGGCTGGCGCCCTCGGTGTGCTTGGGAAGGACAG caggaggaggaagatgaagaagatgaggaagaaCCGTGCCCAGCCGGTCGTGGACCCCATTCAGTCCAAGATGGCGGAGGAGCGACGTCTGGCTAAGCTGGCCCAGCTCAAGCAGAAACAGATGGTCATGGAGCAGAAGAGGAA AGATCAGCAGCTGCTTGAAGACTGGAGACAGGAGACTAAGGACATGCAGAGGAAACATTACATCAAAGCTGTCAGGAATGCTCAGCAAG ATTTCATCGACCCCGAGCTCAAGATGCCATACGACACACTCCCGGAATACATGAAGATGATGAACCGCGAGGACAGGATAAAG GAGGAAGTCAAGCATAAACATGAAGCAATGAAGACCATGCTGACCCCAGAGGAGAAACAAAGACTTGACCAAGCCAA AATCGAGAGGGACCGACAGCTAATCAGTAAGATCAAAGAGCACACTCAGAGGGTCCAGGACAGGAAGCAGAGACCACGAGGAAACCCCCGCGAGGAAATGGATCTTGCCCAGAAAGACCTAGCAGAG GCCCAGCGGCTGCAGCAAGCCTTACACCGTCGCCAGGACAACCTGGAATACCGCTTCCGTGCCTTCACCGGGGATGACTTTCCGTCCATGTCGGTGACCAACACCCGCAACTACAAACCGCTGCCAAAGTCGTGA
- the LOC140242056 gene encoding leucine-rich repeat-containing protein 27-like isoform X2: MAGEDEGEPNGLLVDSARLSTDDTTQDEDEEKNEDEERPKARGSKSLISLSKDVDMILQSASAVQAISVDLSGKGLVRVPEQLYGMDHVEFLYLEGNLLQTIPDDLFEGLPNVKWLDLRNNSIRILPTAIGRHRWLKTLLLEGNQITELPPEMGHLKSLTGLNLRGNPIEFPPPMVIEKGVREILRYLREALAIKSRRLQSAELRIEDLQLSDTASHSSGSDNEYDHGGRLDATDRHNAQPFQSSSRLSVRSSLSNISDLEFPRPKSVSLHKHMTYEEYRQMQYDRFKKAGALGVLGKDRRRKMKKMRKNRAQPVVDPIQSKMAEERRLAKLAQLKQKQMVMEQKRKDQQLLEDWRQETKDMQRKHYIKAVRNAQQDFIDPELKMPYDTLPEYMKMMNREDRIKEEVKHKHEAMKTMLTPEEKQRLDQAKIERDRQLISKIKEHTQRVQDRKQRPRGNPREEMDLAQKDLAEAQRLQQALHRRQDNLEYRFRAFTGDDFPSMSVTNTRNYKPLPKS, from the exons ATGGCAGGGGAGGATGAAGGGGAGCCGAATGGACTGCTGGTAGACTCTGCCAGACTTTCCACGGATGACACAACGCAGGATGAAGATGAGGAGAAGAATGAAGACGAAGAGAGGCCAAAGGCCCGCGGTTCCAAGTCACTGATCTCCCTCAGCAAAGATGTGGACATGATCCTCCAGTCAGCCAGTGCAGTGCAAGCCATCTCGGTGGATCTCAGCGGGAAAGGGCTAGTGAGGGTTCCTGAGCAACTCTATGGGATGGACCATGTGGAG TTCCTGTACCTGGAAGGCAACCTCCTACAGACCATACCAGATGACCTCTTTGAAGGCCTTCCCAATGTCAAATGGCTTGACCTGAGGAACAATAGCATCAGAATTCTGCCCACTGCCATAGGCAGACACAG ATGGCTGAAGACCCTGCTGCTTGAAGGAAATCAAATCACAGAACTTCCACCAGAAATGG GTCATCTGAAAAGTCTGACCGGCCTGAACCTTAGGGGTAACCCCATTGAGTTCCCGCCACCCATGGTCATCGAGAAGGGGGTTCGAGAGATCCTCAGGTACCTGCGGGAGGCACTGGCCATAAAAAGCAGACGCCTGCAGTCTGCAG AGCTGAGAATCGAAGATTTGCAGCTGAGTGACACTGCCTCCCACTCGTCGGGCAGCGACAACGAGTACGACCACGGCGGCCGGTTGGACGCTACTGACCGACACAATGCCCAGCCGTTCCAGTCCTCCAGCCGACTGTCCGTCCGCTCCAGCCTGAGCAACATTTCCGACCTGGAGTTCCCCCGACCAAAGTCGGTCTCGCTCCACAAGCACATGACATACGAGGAGTACCGCCAAATGCAGTACGACCGCTTCAAGAAGGCTGGCGCCCTCGGTGTGCTTGGGAAGGACAG gaggaggaagatgaagaagatgaggaagaaCCGTGCCCAGCCGGTCGTGGACCCCATTCAGTCCAAGATGGCGGAGGAGCGACGTCTGGCTAAGCTGGCCCAGCTCAAGCAGAAACAGATGGTCATGGAGCAGAAGAGGAA AGATCAGCAGCTGCTTGAAGACTGGAGACAGGAGACTAAGGACATGCAGAGGAAACATTACATCAAAGCTGTCAGGAATGCTCAGCAAG ATTTCATCGACCCCGAGCTCAAGATGCCATACGACACACTCCCGGAATACATGAAGATGATGAACCGCGAGGACAGGATAAAG GAGGAAGTCAAGCATAAACATGAAGCAATGAAGACCATGCTGACCCCAGAGGAGAAACAAAGACTTGACCAAGCCAA AATCGAGAGGGACCGACAGCTAATCAGTAAGATCAAAGAGCACACTCAGAGGGTCCAGGACAGGAAGCAGAGACCACGAGGAAACCCCCGCGAGGAAATGGATCTTGCCCAGAAAGACCTAGCAGAG GCCCAGCGGCTGCAGCAAGCCTTACACCGTCGCCAGGACAACCTGGAATACCGCTTCCGTGCCTTCACCGGGGATGACTTTCCGTCCATGTCGGTGACCAACACCCGCAACTACAAACCGCTGCCAAAGTCGTGA